The Anabas testudineus chromosome 14, fAnaTes1.2, whole genome shotgun sequence genome includes a region encoding these proteins:
- the LOC113170885 gene encoding uncharacterized protein LOC113170885 translates to MISMCMMIFALAAAALAKTSTECNFSESTETLQCFGLVGQLLLFHLPNTANTEIKLIKDNKYLILRRIKNEIVTLNEEYADSQTQSELLTRGTLNFGEAKKRHSGEYTLEEFDSKGALVKKVIGQLEIQAQVSAPAMSQTCLSHEQMKVKCSSEGDGVEFSLRLDNELLIHIRDQSVTPSNWAENILSMVQNTAKQDKSSVSDVVIGLHGQRTGNLTCKVWNKVSKHETAIYLTGCKDFTSFPAVTVAVKAGVFTLLLLVALYLGRKKLCNKPRPPTVHERNSENEIIYTNAKVQRHEENQPQLT, encoded by the exons atgatTTCCATGTGCATGATGATCTTCGCTTTGGCCGCAGCAGCGCTGGCAAAAA catcCACAGAGTGCAATTTCTCTGAATCTACTGaaactctgcagtgttttggtTTAGTTGGACAGTTGCTGCTTTTTCATCttccaaacacagcaaatacagAAATTAAGCTGataaaagacaacaaatatCTGATTTTAAGAAGAATCAAAAATGAAATAGTGACTCTGAATGAAGAATATGCAGACTCACAGACTCAGTCTGAACTCCTCACGCGTGGAACTCTCAACTTCGGtgaagcaaagaaaagacaCTCTGGAGAGTACACGCTGGAGGAATTTGACTCTAAAGGTGCTTTAGTGAAAAAAGTAATTGGTCAACTAGAAATACAAG CTCAAGTATCAGCACCAGCTATGTCCCAGACGTGTCTGTCACATGAACAGATGAAGGTCAAATGTTCCTCTGAAGGAGATGGAGTAGAGTTCAGTTTGAGATTGGACAATGAACTACTGATACATATCAGAGATCAGAGTGTGACTCCAAGTAACTGGGCAGAAAACATACTGTCAATGGTTCAGAATACAGCTAAACAAGACAAATCTAGTGTTTCAGATGTCGTCATCGGTTTACATGGTCAGCGGACAGGAAATCTGACGTGTAAGGTGTGGAACAAGGTCAGCAAACATGAAACTGCTATTTACCTGACAGGCTGTAAAG aTTTTACTTCATTCCCTGCTGTGACTGTGGCTGTGAAAGCTGGTGTTTTCACCCTCCTTCTCCTTGTGGCTCTGTATCTTGGTAGAAAAAAACTTTGTAACAAACCAAGACCACCAACTGTTCATGAGC gaaattctgaaaatgaaatcatcTACACAAATGCTAAAGTACAAAGACATGAAGAAAACCAGCCACAACTCACCTAA